A genomic region of Zea mays cultivar B73 chromosome 6, Zm-B73-REFERENCE-NAM-5.0, whole genome shotgun sequence contains the following coding sequences:
- the LOC100286085 gene encoding CPL3 isoform X1 — MSLTEAPSPSPSSSSGSDDFAAFLASELELTSGADSAFPGDPSSVFPATDDEGEDEDPEELEVEAIEQNGTKRRRVEEQCQDQGTSVRPDKIPTGASKIVQVEACPHPGHFGGLCIICGKPQDEEDVSGVAFGYIHKGLRLGTSEIDRLRGADLKNLLRERKLVLILDLDHTLINSTKLQDISSAEKDLGIQSAASKDDPNRSIFALDLMPMLTKLRPFVREFLKEASNMFEMYIYTMGDKAYAIEIAKLLDPSNIYFPSKVISNSDCTQRHQKGLDVILGAESVAVILDDTEYVWQKHKENLILMERYHFFASSCRQFGFGVRSLSESLQDERESDGALATVLDVLKRIHATFFDMAAETDLSSRDIRQVIKTLRKEILQGCKIVFSRVFPNNTRPQEQMVWKMAEYLGAVCVKDVDPSVTHVVTVDLGTEKARWGLNNKKFLVHPRWIEAANFRWHRQPEEDFPVTAPKEKSKEKDSDNDVAGKKETSEDKENTAAGMKETRNDEGNVTGKDKADAKENVVTTSATCPADS; from the exons ATGAGCCTCACCGAggcgccgtccccgtccccgtcgtCGTCGAGCGGGAGCGATGACTTCGCGGCCTTCCTCGCCTCCGAGCTCGAGCTCACCTCCGGTGCTGACTCCGCCTTCCCTGGTGACCCCTCCTCCGTTTTCCCCGCCACCGACGACGAGGGCGAGGACGAGGATCCGGAGGAGCTAGAGGTTGAAGCCATAGAACAAAACGG TACCAAAAGGCGTAGAGTAGAGGAACAATGCCAAGATCAAGGAACATCAGTTAGGCCTGACAAAATCCCCACTG GCGCATCTAAAATTGTTCAGGTTGAGGCATGTCCACATCCTGGACATTTTGGTGGACTTTGCATTATCTGTGGCAAGCCACAAGACGAGGAAGATGTTTCAGGAGTTGCTTTTGGTTACATCCACAAG GGCTTGAGGCTAGGTACCTCAGAAATTGACAGACTACGTGGTGCTGATTTGAAGAATCTGTTGCGTGAAAGAAAATTAGTACTCATTTTGGACCTGGATCACACATTGATCAACTCCACCAAACTCCAAGACATTTCTTCTGCCGAAAAAGATTTGGGTATTCAGTCTGCTGCTTCAAAAG ATGATCCAAATAGAAGCATCTTCGCACTAGATTTAATGCCGATGCTCACAAAGTTGAGACCATTTGTCCGAGAATTTCTGAAAGAAGCAAGCAATATGTTTGAGATGTATATATACACGATGGGTGACAAAGCCTATGCAATTGAAATTGCAAAGCTTCTTGACCCTAGTAACATATATTTTCCTTCAAAAGTGATTTCAAACTCAGATTGCACTCAGCGACATCAGAAAGGtcttgatgtgattcttggagctGAAAGTGTTGCAGTGATTCTTGATGACACTGAGTAT GTATGGCAGAAGCATAAAGAGAACCTGATTCTGATGGAGAGATATCATTTCTTTGCTTCAAGCTGCCGCCAATTTGGTTTTGGTGTTAGGTCTTTGTCAGAATCGTTGCAAGATGAAAGGGAGAGTGATGGTGCTTTGGCTACCGTTTTAGATGTCTTGAAGCGCATACACGCTACTTTCTTTGACATG GCTGCTGAAACTGATCTTTCTTCACGGGATATAAGACAG GTGATCAAGACGTTACGGAAGGAAATACTGCAAGGATGCAAAATAGTCTTCAGTCGGGTGTTCCCAAACAATACACGCCCACAGGAGCAGATGGTCTGGAAGATGGCCGAGTATCTGGGTGCCGTTTGCGTTAAAGATGTGGATCCCAGTGTCACCCATGTTGTAACTGTGGATCTGGGAACAGAGAAGGCCCGCTGGGGTCTTAACAACAAGAAGTTCTTGGTCCACCCACGCTGGATTGAAGCAGCAAATTTCCGGTGGCATAGGCAACCGGAGGAAGATTTTCCTGTCACTGCCCCTAAGgaaaagagcaaagagaaagatagTGATAATGATGTGGCTGGCAAGAAGGAAACGAGCGAGGATAAAGAGAATACTGCAGCTGGCATGAAGGAAACGAGGAACGATGAAGGAAATGTAACCGGTAAAGACAAAGCTGATGCCAAAGAAAACGTTGTGACCACATCTGCTACGTGTCCTGCAGACTCGTAG